The sequence GGTTCAAGACGTGGTGCTCCACCAGCAGATCCAGAATGCGGTACACCGTGACCCGGTTGATGTCCTTTTTGGCGCTGATCTTTTCCAGAACATCCTGTGCGCTGGACGGGTGCGCCGTGTTGCCTACGGCCATAAGCACCTGCACGCGGTGCTCGGTGATTTCAAGTCCAGCCTCTCTGAGCCTGCCAAGGGCCGCCTTTTCAGTCATGCGCGCCCTCATGTCCGCCGCCAAAGAGATTTGAAACCCCAGGCCAGAACGTATCCGATCGTGGCCACAGCGATGATGGACGCGCCTGAGGTCAGGTCCAGATGATAGGAGATCGCAAGCCCGCAGAGGCAGAAAAAGAGGCTCGCCAGGGTCGCAAGGGCCATGGTCTTCCAGAGGGAATTGGTGAACAGTTCGGCCAGCATGGGAGGGATGGTCAAGAGCGCGATGACCAGAATGAGCCCTGCGATCTGGATGACCATGACAACGGTCACGGCGGTCATGACCTGCATCAGCACGTAGAGCAGACGCACGGGAACGCCCGTTGAACGCGCGAATTCCATGTCGAAGGACAGGGACAGAAAGTCTTTGTACCAGAACAGAACCACGGCCAGGATGAAGACATCAAGCAGAAGCATGAGCCAGATGTCGCTTCTGGGAACTGCCAGGAGGCTGCCGAAGAGGTAGCTCATCAGGTCGACGTTGTAGCCCGGAGTCAGGTCCAGCAGGATGATTCCAAAGGCCATGCCCGCAGCCCACATGATGCCGATGATGCCATCGCTGCGTTCGCTGCGGCCAAAAGAGGCCAGGGCCATGATCAGAGCGGCCAGGACCGTGAAGCCCACGGCGCAGGGCAGCACCGGGAGGCCCAGGAAAAAGGCCAGGCCCACTCCGCCGTAGGCTGTGTGGGCCACGCCTCCGGCCATGAAGACCTGCCGGTTGACGACCACCAGCGAGCCGATGACGCCCAGGCCAGGCTTGCCAGCAGGCCCGCTATCAGGGCGTTCTGCATGAATTCCATGCCGAGAACAGAGCTCATACGGAACTCCTTGGCCCGGTCTGGCCGAAGATGGAGGACACGCCCTTGATGTACTCGTCCAGGGGGCAGGATGCGTCGTGAGTGCCGTAGATGAGTTCGAGCATGGCGGGGGTCAGCTCCCGGCTCCTGTTCTGGATGAGTTTGCGGTTGACCACGGCCACGCTTGAGATGCGCGTGGAGGCGGAGATGAGGTCGTGGCTGACCATGACGATGGTGATGGAGGAACTCAGCGCCGAGAGCAGGTCGAAAAGGCAGACCTTGCCCTGGGGGTCGATGTTTGAAGTGGGCTCGTCAAAGAGCAGCAGCGCCGGGTCCGAGACCAGGGCCCGGGCCACCAGGACGCGCTGCTTCTGCCCGCCGGAGAGGGCGTCGAAGCGGCGCGTGGCCAGATCGGCCATGTCCACCAT is a genomic window of Desulfomicrobium baculatum DSM 4028 containing:
- a CDS encoding metal ABC transporter permease, with product MVVNRQVFMAGGVAHTAYGGVGLAFFLGLPVLPCAVGFTVLAALIMALASFGRSERSDGIIGIMWAAGMAFGIILLDLTPGYNVDLMSYLFGSLLAVPRSDIWLMLLLDVFILAVVLFWYKDFLSLSFDMEFARSTGVPVRLLYVLMQVMTAVTVVMVIQIAGLILVIALLTIPPMLAELFTNSLWKTMALATLASLFFCLCGLAISYHLDLTSGASIIAVATIGYVLAWGFKSLWRRT